In Pelosinus sp. UFO1, one genomic interval encodes:
- a CDS encoding SDR family oxidoreductase: MSKKVALVTGASSGIGREFARIHAAKGGDLVIIARRKDKLNELKQELEKKHNIKVKVIAKDLTLPKAPIEIYNEVKEAGIQVDYLINNAGFGGRGYFHERPMELDLQMIQVNIVTLTALTRLFLPDFVKRNSGKILNVSSTASLMAGPLQAVYYASKAYVTSFSNAIAQELHDTNITVTALLPGGTETEFAKTADLSNTPLFAKTVSPYVVAREGYDAMLKGKLDVIAGVTASQSVMLSMLSFIPKKVMLKQIYQMQQEK; the protein is encoded by the coding sequence ATGAGTAAAAAAGTAGCACTAGTTACAGGAGCATCTAGTGGAATAGGAAGAGAATTTGCTCGTATTCACGCAGCAAAAGGTGGAGACCTTGTTATAATTGCAAGAAGAAAAGATAAATTAAATGAACTAAAACAAGAATTAGAAAAGAAACATAATATTAAGGTAAAAGTTATTGCAAAGGACTTAACACTACCAAAGGCACCTATTGAGATTTATAATGAAGTAAAAGAAGCAGGAATCCAAGTAGATTACCTTATAAACAATGCTGGATTTGGAGGACGTGGTTATTTCCATGAGCGTCCAATGGAATTAGATTTACAAATGATTCAAGTTAATATAGTAACGCTAACTGCTTTAACAAGATTGTTTTTGCCTGACTTTGTAAAAAGAAATAGTGGGAAAATACTAAATGTATCGTCAACAGCATCACTTATGGCCGGTCCATTGCAAGCTGTTTACTATGCATCAAAAGCTTATGTTACATCTTTTAGCAATGCAATAGCACAAGAATTACATGATACAAACATAACAGTTACAGCACTATTACCTGGTGGAACAGAAACAGAATTTGCCAAAACAGCTGATTTGAGTAATACACCTTTGTTTGCTAAGACAGTAAGTCCATATGTTGTAGCAAGAGAAGGATATGATGCCATGTTAAAAGGTAAATTGGATGTTATCGCAGGGGTTACAGCTTCCCAAAGTGTTATGCTTTCTATGTTAAGCTTTATACCTAAAAAAGTAATGCTAAAACAAATATATCAAATGCAGCAAGAAAAATAA
- a CDS encoding Lrp/AsnC family transcriptional regulator produces MLDDLDQKIIAIMQDEFPLVAEPYREFADKLGISEDELLDKLQQYRQLGKIRKMGAVLRHRKVGYAANALCAWIVPEGRIQEVGQLLSKDALVSHCYSRSSHPDWPYNFYTMLHAHTREQCRVIAQTLAEKSGLEEYTMLFSTREWKKISMQYFRENNK; encoded by the coding sequence ATGCTGGATGATTTAGACCAGAAAATTATTGCTATTATGCAGGATGAGTTTCCGTTGGTAGCTGAACCTTACCGCGAATTCGCCGATAAGCTTGGGATTAGTGAGGACGAACTTCTTGATAAGCTGCAGCAATATCGGCAACTTGGGAAAATACGTAAAATGGGAGCTGTTCTTAGGCACCGAAAAGTTGGTTATGCCGCTAATGCCTTATGTGCCTGGATTGTACCAGAAGGACGTATTCAAGAGGTTGGTCAACTATTGTCCAAGGATGCTCTTGTAAGCCATTGCTATTCAAGAAGCTCCCACCCTGACTGGCCTTATAATTTTTATACAATGTTACATGCCCATACTCGTGAACAATGTAGGGTGATTGCTCAGACTTTGGCTGAGAAGTCTGGATTAGAAGAATATACGATGTTATTTAGTACCCGGGAATGGAAAAAAATTAGTATGCAGTATTTTAGAGAAAATAATAAATAA
- a CDS encoding Lrp/AsnC family transcriptional regulator produces MITAFDKRLLNIVQIDLPLVKRPFAILAEKLDAEEAIVIERLRFLKEQGFIRRMGPFFDSAKLGYVGTLVALEVTEKQVSQVAKKINSYYGVTHNYEREGELNLWFTLLSPNLAAQDEILDIIRKLDGVVRFINLPSAQKFKVNVQFSLS; encoded by the coding sequence ATGATTACAGCCTTTGATAAGAGATTGTTAAACATTGTTCAGATAGATTTGCCTTTAGTCAAGCGTCCTTTTGCCATACTAGCGGAAAAGCTGGATGCAGAAGAGGCGATTGTAATCGAAAGGCTCAGATTTTTGAAAGAGCAAGGTTTTATTCGTCGTATGGGTCCTTTCTTTGATTCGGCTAAGTTAGGCTATGTTGGTACATTAGTTGCACTGGAAGTAACGGAAAAACAGGTTTCTCAAGTAGCTAAAAAGATTAATTCTTATTACGGTGTAACTCATAATTACGAGCGTGAAGGAGAATTGAATCTATGGTTCACGTTGTTAAGTCCCAATTTGGCTGCTCAGGATGAGATCCTAGATATCATCCGAAAACTTGATGGTGTAGTGCGGTTCATCAATTTGCCGTCTGCTCAAAAATTTAAAGTCAATGTGCAATTTTCATTATCTTAA
- a CDS encoding DJ-1/PfpI family protein, protein MNKTELPKKVGILLYHAVEPLDFVGPYEVFSAVNFGESYARYDVFTVSENKGDVKSSSGLIVKADYDFTDCPQADIIVIPGGNLTPELLGNSTIISWIQTQNKNAEITFSVCSGALLAAKAGLLAGMSATTHHMCFDKLLEIDPTIILNKTERFIDNGSIITAAGVSAGIDAALYIVYKISGKDAFFKACEIMEYGDGWKSVQRRLAGLPVARKINNKCIKCGKCAKVCPYNAVLEDETQYKINSETCVGIGPCAGLCPVGAIESAF, encoded by the coding sequence ATGAATAAAACGGAATTACCCAAAAAAGTAGGAATCTTGTTATATCATGCTGTGGAACCATTGGATTTCGTCGGACCATATGAGGTATTTTCTGCTGTGAATTTTGGTGAATCGTATGCTAGGTATGATGTGTTTACAGTTAGTGAAAATAAAGGTGATGTGAAATCTTCTTCGGGCTTAATTGTCAAAGCAGATTATGATTTCACAGATTGTCCTCAGGCAGATATTATAGTCATCCCCGGCGGCAATCTGACACCGGAACTTTTGGGCAACTCTACGATAATCAGCTGGATACAGACACAGAATAAGAACGCAGAAATAACTTTTTCCGTATGTAGTGGCGCCTTACTCGCTGCGAAAGCTGGGTTACTGGCAGGAATGTCTGCGACTACTCATCATATGTGTTTTGACAAATTGCTTGAAATCGATCCTACTATCATTCTGAATAAGACTGAACGGTTTATTGACAACGGTAGTATAATTACAGCTGCGGGAGTATCAGCTGGGATTGATGCTGCGCTATACATTGTCTATAAGATATCAGGAAAAGATGCCTTTTTTAAGGCTTGCGAAATCATGGAATATGGAGATGGCTGGAAAAGCGTACAAAGAAGATTGGCTGGGCTGCCTGTTGCCCGTAAAATTAATAATAAATGTATTAAATGCGGTAAATGCGCTAAAGTTTGTCCTTACAATGCAGTTTTGGAAGACGAAACTCAATATAAGATTAATTCTGAAACCTGTGTAGGCATAGGTCCCTGTGCCGGTCTTTGCCCGGTAGGAGCAATTGAATCAGCGTTCTAA
- a CDS encoding carbonic anhydrase: MNAEYALRRLIGGNERYVTENFAVIDVGVERREELAEEGQYPFAVVVCCSDSRVPPEIVFDQGLGDLFVVRTAGEVVDDIALGSVEYAIEHLGVNLIVVLGHEDCGAVKAAVEDSDEPGHIALIIEAIKPAVEKAKTQQGDLLDNAIKENVDLNICRLKASRLIRTAMLTDCLKIIGAIYDIYDGYVEFWC; encoded by the coding sequence ATGAATGCAGAATACGCCCTGAGAAGACTGATTGGCGGGAACGAACGGTATGTAACAGAGAATTTCGCGGTAATTGATGTGGGAGTAGAGAGAAGAGAGGAACTGGCGGAAGAAGGGCAGTACCCCTTTGCCGTGGTCGTTTGCTGCTCTGACTCACGCGTACCTCCAGAGATTGTGTTTGACCAAGGACTTGGTGATTTGTTTGTTGTGAGGACGGCAGGCGAAGTGGTTGACGATATTGCTCTCGGGAGTGTAGAGTATGCTATTGAACATCTTGGCGTAAATTTGATCGTGGTGTTGGGACATGAGGACTGCGGAGCGGTTAAAGCAGCAGTGGAAGATTCCGATGAGCCCGGTCACATCGCATTGATTATCGAGGCAATAAAACCTGCCGTGGAAAAAGCGAAAACGCAACAAGGCGATTTACTGGATAATGCCATCAAAGAGAACGTTGATTTGAATATATGTAGGCTCAAAGCATCCCGTCTTATCCGGACAGCCATGTTAACTGATTGTCTTAAAATCATCGGAGCCATTTATGACATATATGATGGCTATGTAGAATTTTGGTGCTGA
- a CDS encoding radical SAM protein, with amino-acid sequence MGGFSYKDIYIEDGRRVLEVNILLEKYCNFDCIFCPIGRSQNKVDTQKSFGKMDSSLIELERMIENTKAELIFINSKGEALINDKIGDIVDFIKGKGLPVRLLSNGYLLGRDEYIKIANKCDEVVGEIKVITEEDFQKFQRPIKGYTLVEYISNMVSFNKQYKGKFIFEVTIIKGYNDDDESIQKIKNIIKEISPSKIIMARMEDERFKKKLGITDERFEEISNNIL; translated from the coding sequence ATGGGTGGTTTCAGTTATAAAGATATTTATATTGAAGATGGAAGAAGGGTACTGGAAGTTAATATACTTCTAGAAAAGTATTGTAACTTTGACTGCATATTTTGTCCTATTGGAAGGTCGCAAAATAAGGTAGATACCCAAAAGTCATTTGGTAAAATGGATAGTTCATTGATTGAACTAGAACGCATGATAGAAAATACAAAAGCAGAATTAATCTTTATTAACTCAAAAGGAGAAGCCTTAATAAATGATAAAATTGGTGATATTGTTGACTTTATCAAAGGCAAAGGCTTACCTGTAAGGCTGCTTTCTAATGGATATTTACTAGGAAGAGATGAATATATAAAAATTGCTAATAAATGTGATGAGGTTGTTGGAGAGATAAAAGTAATAACAGAAGAAGATTTTCAAAAATTCCAAAGACCGATTAAAGGGTATACGTTAGTAGAATACATTTCAAATATGGTTTCCTTTAATAAACAATATAAAGGGAAGTTTATATTTGAAGTTACTATCATTAAGGGCTATAACGATGATGACGAATCAATTCAGAAGATAAAAAATATTATCAAGGAAATATCTCCCAGCAAGATAATTATGGCAAGAATGGAAGATGAAAGATTTAAGAAAAAACTTGGTATAACTGATGAAAGATTTGAGGAAATTTCAAATAATATTTTATGA
- a CDS encoding aspartyl-phosphate phosphatase Spo0E family protein, translating into MSDLTSLQEMIEKLRTELYKISQEKLLTDPEVVRASQMLDVLLVEYQKLLRDKSDK; encoded by the coding sequence ATGTCTGATTTAACTAGCTTGCAGGAAATGATTGAGAAGCTACGCACTGAACTATACAAGATATCGCAAGAGAAACTATTAACCGATCCGGAGGTTGTCAGGGCAAGTCAGATGCTTGATGTGTTGTTAGTGGAATATCAGAAGTTGTTGAGAGATAAAAGTGATAAATAA
- a CDS encoding thioredoxin domain-containing protein, protein MKNIIVLITDWCPHCKRAIDWIDEVKQENPKYKDIKVEIIDEEKTPAIAKQYDYYYVPTYYVEKRKIFEGGTTKDIVRKVFEEAIKTDI, encoded by the coding sequence ATGAAAAATATTATTGTGCTTATAACAGATTGGTGCCCACATTGTAAAAGAGCAATTGATTGGATTGATGAAGTAAAGCAAGAGAATCCGAAATATAAAGATATTAAAGTGGAAATCATTGATGAAGAGAAGACTCCTGCAATTGCAAAGCAATACGATTATTATTATGTTCCAACTTATTATGTAGAAAAGCGTAAAATTTTTGAAGGTGGCACTACTAAAGATATTGTACGTAAAGTGTTTGAAGAAGCCATTAAAACAGATATTTAA
- a CDS encoding VOC family protein, which yields MIDKFGKVMIYVKDPRAAADFWIDKIGFTKIKVNTHETGILSVELTPNSTSDASIVLFDRSIVEKMSPELNLGTPSILFSSYDIRDMRNRLINNGVNVGEVMDMGDSLTFNFSDIEGNYFAVQEIRRS from the coding sequence ATGATTGATAAATTTGGAAAAGTAATGATTTACGTTAAAGACCCCAGAGCTGCCGCAGATTTTTGGATAGATAAGATAGGTTTTACCAAGATTAAGGTTAATACGCATGAAACAGGTATTCTTTCAGTTGAGCTTACCCCAAACAGCACGTCCGACGCAAGCATTGTTTTGTTTGATAGAAGTATTGTTGAAAAAATGTCGCCAGAGCTTAATTTGGGTACGCCATCTATTTTATTTTCTAGTTATGATATAAGGGATATGCGAAACAGGCTTATTAATAATGGTGTAAATGTGGGTGAAGTTATGGATATGGGGGATTCATTAACTTTCAATTTTTCAGACATTGAAGGTAACTACTTTGCAGTACAAGAAATAAGAAGAAGTTAG
- a CDS encoding radical SAM protein: MKISKKDALIWFEFFSLLPEEEELMIKQQEIIYATFAQIEAAIDHRNDTLMSEIRSLKTLENRTFFVGNESKYPKGCRSCLLGTGLSAVRKTNKCNIECKFCYNYGELEDIPPVGEGMWEIGGTKFYEKDIDLLLSIHQKPTGISYVYLEPFMEIEKYYSVIKKFSDAQIYQHLYTNGTLATEETLKALGEAGLNEIRFNLGASKCSDKVIENIGIAKKYIKNVGIETPMTPEFFEAFFKKKQAILETKLDFINCAELHLNENNIDNYYGENMYISRHGYISPSWSRELTLKFMKIADEDKWDLVVHDCSNYTKFARDLNLSSKEGKWFGASNYAGEFSRIPYEVFLPILRDDNFKFLSEEELPDGYKPGEMIF; this comes from the coding sequence ATGAAAATTTCAAAGAAAGATGCGTTGATATGGTTTGAATTTTTTTCGCTATTGCCTGAGGAAGAGGAACTTATGATAAAACAACAAGAAATCATTTACGCTACCTTTGCGCAAATTGAGGCAGCGATCGATCATAGAAATGATACGTTAATGTCGGAAATTAGAAGTTTAAAAACTTTGGAGAATAGAACTTTTTTTGTGGGAAATGAAAGTAAATACCCAAAAGGCTGTCGTTCTTGTTTGTTAGGCACTGGTTTGAGTGCAGTTAGGAAAACGAACAAATGTAACATAGAGTGTAAGTTCTGTTATAATTATGGAGAACTAGAAGATATTCCTCCAGTTGGCGAAGGCATGTGGGAAATTGGAGGAACAAAATTTTATGAGAAGGATATTGATTTACTTCTTTCCATCCACCAGAAACCCACTGGCATTTCCTACGTTTATTTGGAGCCATTCATGGAAATTGAAAAATACTATTCGGTAATAAAGAAATTTAGTGATGCTCAAATTTATCAACATCTATATACAAATGGTACTTTAGCTACGGAAGAGACATTGAAAGCATTAGGTGAAGCCGGTCTTAACGAGATACGTTTCAACCTGGGTGCTTCTAAGTGTTCAGACAAAGTTATTGAAAATATTGGAATAGCGAAAAAATATATTAAAAATGTAGGTATTGAAACTCCAATGACTCCTGAGTTTTTCGAAGCTTTTTTTAAGAAAAAGCAAGCAATCTTAGAGACAAAACTCGATTTTATCAATTGTGCAGAATTACATTTAAATGAAAATAACATAGACAATTATTATGGGGAAAACATGTATATTTCCAGACATGGCTATATATCTCCAAGTTGGAGTAGGGAATTAACTCTGAAATTCATGAAAATAGCCGATGAAGATAAGTGGGATTTAGTAGTACATGATTGCTCAAACTATACAAAATTTGCTAGAGATTTAAATTTGAGCAGCAAAGAGGGAAAATGGTTCGGAGCCAGTAATTATGCCGGTGAGTTTTCCAGGATTCCATACGAAGTATTTTTACCAATACTGCGTGATGATAATTTCAAATTTTTAAGTGAAGAAGAATTGCCTGACGGCTATAAACCAGGAGAGATGATTTTTTAG
- a CDS encoding SDR family oxidoreductase: MRLKGKNAVVTGASSGMGKAIAILYAKEGAKVVVSDINLDAAKATVAEIESNGGIATAVLVNVTKEEDIQNLIDTAVNTYGTLDILVNNAGIMDNFVPAADVTDELWERVFAINTTGPMRAIRKALPIFTGQGSGVIVNIASAGGLMGSRAGAAYTAAKHAVIGLTKNVGFQYATLGVRCNAIAPGSVNTNISTTISKPHEFGRGRAMAGISLSPRMGESEEIARVALFLASDDSSFVNGTVVIADAGWTAY; this comes from the coding sequence ATGAGACTTAAAGGTAAAAATGCAGTAGTAACAGGGGCTTCCTCTGGAATGGGTAAGGCAATAGCAATTCTATATGCTAAAGAAGGAGCTAAAGTGGTTGTGTCTGATATAAATTTAGATGCAGCAAAAGCAACTGTAGCTGAAATTGAATCAAACGGAGGGATTGCTACTGCTGTACTAGTAAACGTTACAAAAGAAGAAGATATTCAGAATTTAATTGATACAGCTGTTAATACTTATGGAACATTAGATATTTTAGTTAACAATGCCGGTATTATGGATAATTTTGTTCCAGCTGCAGATGTAACTGATGAGTTATGGGAACGAGTTTTTGCAATCAATACAACTGGACCAATGCGTGCCATAAGAAAGGCACTTCCTATATTTACAGGACAAGGAAGTGGAGTTATAGTCAATATTGCTTCGGCAGGAGGTTTAATGGGTTCAAGAGCAGGTGCAGCATATACAGCCGCAAAACATGCAGTTATTGGATTAACTAAGAACGTAGGATTCCAATATGCAACATTAGGGGTCCGTTGTAATGCAATTGCTCCTGGTAGTGTAAATACAAATATTAGTACTACAATAAGTAAACCACATGAATTTGGTAGGGGAAGAGCAATGGCGGGGATAAGTTTAAGTCCAAGAATGGGTGAATCAGAAGAAATTGCTAGAGTTGCTTTATTCCTTGCTTCAGATGATTCTAGTTTTGTTAACGGTACAGTCGTTATAGCAGATGCAGGCTGGACTGCTTATTAA
- a CDS encoding type II secretion system protein GspD, producing the protein MHYKKIRFCVAVSLVLFYLSSGSIGYTAASSLQSTGTQDALPTLESVSQDSSGSFKPLIIKLKYLKADQMKSTLGTILPENRIRIDSAHNSLVLMGNEDEYSMVKDVLSELDIPQKQVMFEAEVVEISKSDLKHLGVRWEWGNFPTSLGNEMVGVIPVGPQGSSTNYRASIDAMVNTENAKILANPRVATLDGQTARILIGDRLPVETKYLENGVQQIAVNYIDVGIKLEVTPWVNEDGIITTKLLPEVSTNIATAGNNPSIRTRQAETTLRVKNGETIVIGGLIQREDRKNVTKVPLLGDIPIIGNLFKSTSIEKRETELMIFITPKILDGP; encoded by the coding sequence ATGCATTATAAAAAAATCAGATTTTGTGTTGCCGTATCGCTAGTCTTATTCTACCTTAGCAGCGGATCGATCGGTTATACTGCTGCATCCAGCCTCCAAAGCACAGGCACTCAAGACGCATTACCGACTTTAGAGTCTGTAAGCCAAGACAGTTCCGGATCCTTCAAGCCTCTCATTATTAAATTGAAATATTTAAAAGCAGACCAAATGAAATCCACACTTGGCACGATTCTACCGGAAAACAGGATACGGATTGATTCAGCTCACAATTCTTTGGTACTAATGGGTAATGAAGATGAGTATAGCATGGTTAAAGACGTACTTAGCGAGCTTGACATACCGCAGAAGCAAGTAATGTTTGAAGCGGAAGTCGTTGAAATAAGCAAGAGCGACTTGAAGCATTTAGGGGTTCGGTGGGAATGGGGCAATTTTCCGACCTCTTTGGGCAATGAAATGGTGGGTGTTATTCCTGTAGGACCACAAGGCTCCAGCACCAACTACCGGGCCAGCATTGATGCAATGGTGAATACCGAAAATGCAAAAATCTTAGCGAATCCTCGGGTGGCGACTTTGGATGGACAAACAGCCCGCATTCTGATTGGAGATCGCCTGCCTGTCGAGACAAAATATCTAGAAAATGGAGTACAGCAGATAGCTGTCAACTATATTGATGTAGGTATCAAATTGGAAGTAACACCGTGGGTGAATGAAGACGGAATCATCACAACGAAGCTACTACCAGAGGTTAGTACTAATATTGCTACTGCTGGCAATAACCCGAGTATCCGCACTAGGCAAGCTGAAACTACGCTACGCGTCAAAAATGGCGAAACAATTGTGATCGGTGGATTAATCCAGAGGGAAGATCGGAAAAATGTAACAAAGGTTCCTTTGTTAGGTGATATACCGATTATTGGAAATTTGTTCAAATCAACGAGTATTGAGAAACGGGAGACAGAGTTAATGATATTCATTACCCCGAAGATTCTAGACGGTCCGTAA
- a CDS encoding CPBP family intramembrane glutamic endopeptidase — protein MQNVLHAVGYKQKKETLSLAMYIIAFFTVWSLYVLVAQNFLGQNYPLLFKILSLGPAKLIIWTLPVLLYLKHYDNVNPLIFLRLTDNMKMGVKYIIIVSCFYLLIGLVQQYLLSKHLGFHPNLNINDWVNGIILAGFTEEILFRGFILQKLGALLSFWKANFITALLFLFIHFPGWIHHGKFTFLNIDIVGIFVLGLIVGYVFRKSNSLGACILIHSINNFLSFSL, from the coding sequence ATGCAAAATGTATTACATGCTGTTGGTTATAAACAAAAAAAAGAAACTTTAAGCCTAGCAATGTATATTATTGCGTTCTTCACAGTTTGGTCATTATATGTCCTTGTTGCCCAAAATTTCTTGGGACAAAATTATCCATTGTTATTTAAAATTTTGAGCTTAGGTCCTGCAAAATTAATAATTTGGACGTTACCTGTTTTATTGTATTTAAAACATTATGATAATGTTAACCCTCTAATTTTTCTAAGATTAACAGATAATATGAAAATGGGTGTAAAGTACATAATAATCGTAAGCTGTTTCTATTTACTCATAGGATTAGTTCAACAATATCTTCTTTCAAAGCACCTAGGCTTCCATCCAAATTTAAATATAAATGATTGGGTTAATGGAATAATACTGGCTGGTTTTACCGAGGAAATACTATTTAGAGGGTTTATTCTACAAAAATTAGGCGCATTATTATCATTCTGGAAAGCAAACTTTATTACTGCTTTGCTGTTCTTATTCATACACTTCCCTGGGTGGATTCATCACGGAAAGTTTACTTTTCTAAATATCGATATTGTCGGCATTTTTGTTTTGGGACTAATAGTAGGCTACGTTTTTAGAAAATCTAATTCATTAGGAGCTTGTATACTCATTCATTCAATTAATAATTTTTTGTCGTTTTCTTTATAG
- a CDS encoding lipase family protein, protein MAISGIENIFNSKDAILLAAMSYQTYPFFLVGELVLPKGFELRYTIRAFANVENPKEEVFGFIAESKHNIFIAFRGYASYPADLIAAYDILQVPYPFVRNGGKTSRGFTCIYQSTRNKLIRELNKLSTTKRLFITGHNYGGALAILAALDIALNTGFENPILYTYGSARVGDPDFAFRFNQVVKNSIRIVNIHDSYPTFPAQEYPPPFTAEGLYYRHVKTKYPISFQLNDTPRNDGIGCYFKNLSKMNPDFAKALCHENPGFCPDTGTCFPFQGTCKCPMPCK, encoded by the coding sequence ATGGCTATCTCAGGCATAGAGAATATTTTTAATAGTAAAGATGCGATATTGCTTGCAGCTATGAGCTATCAGACATATCCATTCTTTCTAGTGGGAGAGCTTGTCTTACCAAAAGGTTTTGAACTTCGATATACTATTCGTGCTTTTGCCAATGTAGAGAATCCTAAGGAAGAAGTATTTGGTTTCATTGCAGAGTCAAAACATAATATCTTTATAGCGTTTAGGGGATACGCCTCATATCCTGCAGACCTTATTGCAGCGTATGACATACTTCAAGTACCATATCCTTTCGTTAGAAATGGGGGAAAAACCTCACGTGGATTTACATGTATTTATCAATCAACAAGAAACAAATTAATCAGAGAATTAAATAAACTATCTACAACAAAAAGACTATTTATTACTGGTCATAACTACGGAGGAGCTTTGGCAATTTTGGCTGCCTTAGATATTGCATTGAACACCGGGTTTGAGAATCCTATCTTGTATACCTATGGTAGTGCGCGTGTTGGAGACCCTGACTTTGCTTTCCGGTTCAACCAAGTGGTAAAAAACAGCATACGAATTGTTAATATTCATGACTCTTATCCTACTTTCCCAGCTCAAGAGTATCCGCCTCCTTTTACAGCGGAAGGATTATATTATCGCCATGTCAAAACAAAGTATCCGATCTCTTTTCAACTGAACGATACGCCACGTAATGATGGGATTGGCTGCTATTTTAAAAACCTCAGCAAAATGAATCCTGATTTTGCTAAAGCCTTATGCCATGAAAATCCGGGTTTTTGTCCCGATACAGGAACGTGTTTTCCGTTTCAAGGAACATGCAAATGTCCGATGCCTTGTAAATAA
- a CDS encoding lipase family protein, with protein MDISCVEDIFNSEDAILLAAMCHQANLLFEEEELILPKGFKLRYIIRALAGVEDPVVEVFGFIAESRDEIVIAFRGTDSFRDNESDQDLYQVPYPFVRNMGKTHRGFTCIYQSTRDELIRKLIKLSITKRLLIAGYSLGGPLAVLAALDIAVNTGFKNPIVYTYGSPRTGDPDFASQFNQVVKNSIRIFNVHDVIPTLPAQAYPPPFTEEGLCYRHVNIKYPLSFQLNSLARNHYISCYFNTLSQKNPDFSRVLCCENPRFCPDTGLCIPFKGICSENSSI; from the coding sequence ATGGATATCTCATGCGTAGAGGATATTTTTAATAGTGAAGATGCGATATTACTTGCGGCAATGTGCCATCAGGCAAATCTACTTTTTGAAGAAGAAGAGCTTATCTTACCAAAGGGCTTTAAACTTCGATATATCATTCGTGCCCTTGCTGGCGTTGAGGATCCGGTAGTAGAAGTATTTGGTTTTATTGCAGAGTCACGCGATGAAATAGTTATAGCTTTTAGAGGAACCGATTCATTTAGGGACAATGAGTCAGATCAGGACCTATATCAAGTACCATATCCTTTTGTCAGAAATATGGGAAAAACGCATCGTGGATTTACATGCATTTATCAATCAACAAGAGATGAATTAATCAGAAAATTAATCAAACTATCTATAACAAAAAGACTATTAATTGCCGGTTACAGTTTAGGAGGACCTTTGGCAGTGTTAGCGGCTCTAGATATTGCAGTGAACACCGGGTTTAAAAATCCTATCGTGTATACTTATGGATCCCCGCGTACCGGAGACCCCGACTTTGCTTCCCAGTTCAACCAAGTAGTAAAAAATAGTATTCGCATTTTCAATGTCCATGACGTTATTCCTACTTTGCCGGCTCAAGCGTATCCACCTCCGTTTACAGAGGAAGGATTATGCTATCGACATGTAAACATTAAGTATCCACTCTCTTTTCAACTCAATAGTTTAGCCCGTAATCATTATATTAGCTGCTATTTTAATACTCTTAGCCAAAAGAATCCTGATTTTTCCAGAGTATTATGCTGTGAAAACCCAAGGTTTTGTCCCGATACGGGGTTATGTATTCCGTTTAAAGGAATATGCAGTGAGAATAGCTCAATTTAA